In Actinomyces weissii, a genomic segment contains:
- a CDS encoding DUF418 domain-containing protein — MNGPAVAVPSLPATAWAPPSSPDLEAPADRQQAPAAYARRIATTRRAFSASLWGSAPARSQNRFASFTSATATRYPGPDVARGFMLLLIALANVPFWMLLLPRNPAPSGLDQAWLLLRGALVDSRSYPLFALLFGFGLATISRRRVEAKVQLAAVALPRNLDGALRAQRLEQAQAAGVVEARRLLRRRGWWMLLFGLVHGAMFPGEIIGTYSLLAVLLAGVVAARRWRLMLAASTVVVLLNLGVFLQMGWVLQDPAGTALTAAGAVSAQLTLSPLALLQNLGQWAVGTVLTLLMSLALPAACLGVRLAESSLLRRPDLHRRALVTGGLLALSVGAVGSLPFTLLLSGHFLPTWLGVLAPVVNGLTGFLGAVGWLSLLVAWAGPATEAPLRGARWLLAAVGRRSMTAYVGQTLVFLGVFSAWLALGVQGVSAVLAAVVAVGAWVVLALLCALMERSGWRRGPLEVLLRRAVAVSARRP; from the coding sequence GTGAACGGCCCCGCCGTCGCCGTCCCGTCCCTGCCCGCCACGGCCTGGGCGCCTCCGTCCTCCCCCGACCTGGAGGCCCCCGCTGACCGGCAGCAGGCGCCCGCCGCCTACGCCCGCCGGATAGCCACCACCCGCCGAGCCTTCTCCGCCTCGCTGTGGGGCAGCGCGCCCGCCAGGTCACAGAACCGCTTTGCCTCCTTCACCTCCGCCACCGCCACCCGCTACCCCGGCCCAGACGTCGCCCGCGGCTTCATGCTGCTGCTGATCGCCCTGGCCAACGTGCCGTTCTGGATGCTGCTCCTGCCCCGGAACCCGGCCCCCAGCGGCCTGGACCAGGCCTGGCTGCTGCTGCGCGGGGCCTTGGTGGACTCCCGCTCCTACCCGCTGTTCGCCCTGCTGTTCGGCTTCGGCCTGGCCACTATCAGCCGACGCCGGGTGGAGGCCAAGGTGCAGCTGGCCGCCGTGGCCCTGCCCAGGAACCTTGACGGCGCCTTGCGCGCCCAGCGGCTGGAGCAGGCCCAGGCCGCCGGGGTGGTGGAGGCCCGCCGCCTGCTGCGCCGTCGGGGCTGGTGGATGCTGCTGTTCGGGCTGGTGCACGGGGCCATGTTCCCGGGGGAGATCATCGGCACCTACTCCCTGTTGGCCGTGCTCCTGGCGGGTGTGGTGGCTGCCCGCCGCTGGCGGCTGATGCTGGCCGCCTCCACCGTGGTGGTCCTGCTGAACCTGGGGGTCTTCCTGCAGATGGGCTGGGTGCTGCAGGATCCTGCGGGCACTGCCCTGACGGCGGCTGGTGCGGTCTCGGCCCAGCTGACGTTGAGCCCGCTGGCCCTGCTGCAGAACCTGGGCCAGTGGGCGGTCGGTACCGTGCTGACCCTGCTGATGTCCCTGGCGCTGCCTGCCGCCTGTCTGGGGGTCCGCCTGGCTGAGTCCTCGCTGCTGCGGCGGCCTGACCTGCACCGGCGCGCCCTGGTTACCGGTGGCCTGCTGGCCCTGAGCGTGGGGGCGGTGGGCTCCCTGCCCTTCACCCTGCTGCTAAGCGGCCACTTCCTGCCGACCTGGCTGGGGGTGCTCGCCCCCGTGGTCAACGGTCTGACCGGGTTTCTGGGGGCGGTGGGCTGGCTGTCCCTGCTCGTGGCCTGGGCGGGTCCGGCCACCGAGGCACCCCTGCGCGGGGCCCGGTGGCTGCTGGCCGCCGTGGGCAGGCGCTCCATGACCGCCTACGTGGGGCAGACCCTGGTATTCCTGGGGGTGTTCAGCGCCTGGCTGGCCCTGGGGGTGCAGGGGGTCAGTGCGGTCCTGGCGGCCGTGGTCGCCGTCGGCGCGTGGGTGGTGCTGGCCCTGCTGTGCGCGCTGATGGAGCGTTCAGGGTGGAGGCGCGGGCCGCTGGAGGTACTGCTGCGGCGGGCGGTGGCGGTCTCGGCACGCAGGCCCTGA
- a CDS encoding GAD-like domain-containing protein translates to MVELRCDSQWVDETVQDGLLDDGWMPMGVGRPVSQEHLERFEGVLPSSVLQIWRRFGFEGFKQGRFWITDPLEWEPVVQAWLADLDLPFPPQNWWCLTRTALGEMQLWGETSGPALSIDPAFGKIRPDADNARDMDNPVKRERMGAIVLTDSFEDELADEDTGENVVDTALERFGALGPDQVLGLTPAYCFTGKISMADVGVHPALSYLVTLAQLQDRRLAQDFSAQAAQVATSIATQAPEDQ, encoded by the coding sequence ATGGTTGAGCTGCGTTGTGACAGTCAGTGGGTGGACGAGACGGTCCAGGACGGGCTTCTGGACGATGGTTGGATGCCGATGGGGGTGGGTCGTCCTGTCAGCCAGGAGCACCTGGAGCGCTTCGAGGGCGTGCTGCCCAGCTCGGTGCTGCAGATCTGGCGGCGCTTCGGCTTTGAGGGCTTCAAGCAGGGACGCTTCTGGATCACCGACCCCCTGGAGTGGGAGCCCGTGGTCCAGGCCTGGCTGGCGGACCTGGACCTGCCCTTCCCCCCACAGAACTGGTGGTGCCTGACCCGCACCGCCCTAGGAGAGATGCAGCTGTGGGGAGAGACCTCCGGCCCCGCCCTGAGCATCGACCCCGCCTTCGGCAAGATACGCCCAGATGCTGACAACGCCAGGGACATGGACAACCCGGTTAAGCGCGAGCGCATGGGCGCCATCGTCCTAACTGATTCGTTTGAGGATGAGTTGGCTGATGAGGACACTGGTGAGAACGTGGTGGACACCGCCCTGGAACGCTTCGGCGCCCTGGGCCCCGACCAGGTGCTGGGCCTGACACCCGCCTACTGCTTCACCGGGAAGATCAGCATGGCCGACGTCGGGGTCCACCCCGCCCTGAGCTACCTGGTCACCCTCGCCCAACTCCAGGACCGGAGGCTCGCACAGGACTTCTCCGCCCAGGCCGCACAGGTCGCCACCTCAATAGCCACCCAGGCCCCGGAAGACCAATGA
- a CDS encoding DUF4235 domain-containing protein: MANNPKRNDLVWKATAALSTIVAGLVADKVVAAGWRVVTGRPAPKEQEQLLDYKLMEVVTFAILSGAALTLTRELSLRQVAKWYGGKGLNPLNGQRSDLPDSLTA; the protein is encoded by the coding sequence ATGGCCAACAACCCCAAGCGCAACGACCTCGTCTGGAAGGCCACCGCCGCCCTGTCCACCATTGTCGCTGGCCTGGTGGCGGACAAGGTCGTGGCCGCTGGCTGGCGCGTGGTCACCGGCCGCCCCGCCCCCAAGGAGCAGGAGCAACTGCTCGACTACAAGCTAATGGAGGTGGTGACCTTCGCGATCCTGTCCGGTGCGGCGCTCACCCTCACCCGCGAGCTGAGCCTGCGCCAGGTGGCCAAGTGGTACGGAGGCAAGGGCCTGAACCCGCTCAACGGCCAGCGGAGCGACCTGCCCGACTCCCTAACCGCCTAA
- a CDS encoding S8 family peptidase, with the protein MAVTTVIAVIAVVLAVSGVLSSKVAGSPSSAAASGSPQTADGEAGTEDGSSAERFIVSYKQDSQTAQALSSLKADGSNVLDLLPPEVKTTITTAASKVSVKVEQVSAHTLGMASVHLSDKLTAEQVLTFIEDLGAAADVEAVEPDLHVTSLDENVPNDEHFGRQWDLTSAPAGMNVTNAWSQSRGAGVTVAVIDSGILSHPDLEGQVLPGYDFISEPFVAGDNDGRDANPADEGDFFADDECKAGMRGRPSSWHGTHVAGTIAATTNNGTGVSGVAPDARILPVRALGRCGGLSSDILDAITWASGGKVTGVPDNPNPAKIINMSLGGSRTCPVYYQRAIDAAVGRGAIVVAAAGNDAIDAAGAAPASCNNVVTVGASTNTGERAVYSNYGQTIEVSAPGGYLDEFDQSGGILSLGDVSETTPQGSAYLYMMGTSQAAPHVSGTLALLASLDPTLDTTRATQLLQNTSTPMTCDTSWCGTGIVNATSAVTELARQRSGGEPQPAPEPPAETAPPAQPAPQPEATKKPIKQRLRDLLEKIKDKKDDKVLEEKGQ; encoded by the coding sequence GTGGCTGTGACCACCGTGATCGCCGTGATCGCCGTCGTGCTCGCCGTCAGCGGCGTGCTCAGCTCCAAGGTGGCGGGATCTCCCTCGTCCGCCGCGGCCTCCGGCTCCCCGCAGACGGCAGACGGTGAGGCAGGCACGGAGGACGGCTCCTCAGCCGAGCGCTTCATCGTCTCCTACAAGCAGGACTCGCAGACCGCCCAGGCCCTCAGCTCCTTGAAGGCAGACGGCAGCAACGTGCTTGACCTCCTGCCCCCGGAGGTCAAGACCACGATCACCACAGCCGCCAGCAAGGTCTCCGTGAAGGTTGAGCAGGTCTCCGCCCACACCCTGGGAATGGCCTCCGTGCACCTCTCCGACAAGCTGACCGCCGAGCAGGTGCTCACCTTCATCGAGGACCTGGGTGCGGCAGCTGACGTCGAGGCCGTGGAACCGGACCTGCACGTGACCTCCCTGGACGAGAACGTCCCCAACGACGAGCACTTCGGCCGCCAGTGGGACCTGACCTCCGCGCCCGCGGGTATGAACGTCACCAACGCCTGGTCCCAGTCCCGGGGAGCGGGCGTGACGGTGGCCGTGATCGACTCCGGCATCCTGTCCCACCCGGACCTGGAGGGGCAGGTCCTGCCCGGCTACGACTTCATCAGCGAGCCCTTTGTCGCTGGCGACAACGACGGTCGTGACGCCAACCCCGCCGACGAGGGCGACTTCTTTGCGGACGACGAGTGCAAGGCGGGTATGCGTGGCCGCCCCTCCTCCTGGCACGGCACGCACGTGGCAGGCACCATCGCTGCCACCACCAACAACGGCACCGGTGTCAGCGGGGTGGCGCCAGACGCCAGGATCCTGCCGGTACGGGCCCTGGGCCGCTGCGGCGGGCTCAGCTCGGACATCCTCGACGCCATCACCTGGGCCTCTGGCGGCAAGGTCACGGGCGTCCCGGACAACCCCAACCCCGCCAAGATCATCAACATGAGCCTGGGCGGCAGCCGGACCTGCCCCGTCTACTACCAGCGCGCTATCGACGCCGCTGTCGGTCGGGGCGCAATCGTGGTGGCCGCCGCCGGCAACGACGCGATCGACGCCGCAGGGGCGGCCCCGGCGTCGTGCAACAACGTGGTCACCGTGGGGGCCTCCACCAACACCGGCGAGCGGGCGGTGTACTCCAACTACGGTCAGACCATCGAGGTCTCCGCCCCGGGCGGCTACCTGGACGAGTTCGACCAGAGCGGCGGCATCCTCTCCCTGGGAGACGTCTCCGAGACAACCCCCCAGGGCTCGGCCTACCTGTACATGATGGGCACCAGCCAGGCCGCACCACACGTATCGGGGACCCTGGCGCTGCTCGCCTCCCTGGACCCCACGCTCGACACCACCCGCGCCACACAGCTGCTGCAGAACACCTCCACCCCTATGACCTGCGACACCTCCTGGTGCGGCACCGGTATCGTCAACGCCACCTCCGCGGTAACCGAGCTGGCCAGGCAGCGCAGTGGCGGGGAGCCGCAGCCCGCCCCGGAACCGCCTGCGGAGACCGCACCTCCCGCCCAGCCTGCGCCGCAGCCGGAGGCCACCAAGAAGCCCATCAAGCAGCGCCTGCGTGACCTGCTTGAGAAGATCAAGGACAAGAAGGACGACAAGGTACTTGAGGAGAAGGGGCAATGA
- a CDS encoding thiamine ABC transporter substrate-binding protein: MTSIHLTRRALLTGAGLTALGATLAACGSRTTTGSEGTNAAASDAAATAAGDAGKKVTVLTHDSFNVPDELKEAFEKGTGYTLEIIPSGDTGELTNKLVLTKDAPLGDAVFGIDNTFASRALSEQVLDTTTSVTLPDGADQYLVDGSQALVPIDFGEVCVNIDTKWFADKGLTPPATFEDLTRPEYKDLFVAINPSTSSTGLAFLVATVGHFGEDGFAQYWKDLKANGTKIVEGWTAAYETDFSAGEGQGAYPIVVSYASSPAATVSDDGTTSSTAALLATSTRQVEYAGVLAGAANPEGGKAFIEWMLSKDVQTSIPDNMYMYPVNPEATLSEKITKFGKTSDAPVVVSAADISAKRENWLATWTEAVGA, encoded by the coding sequence ATGACCAGCATCCACCTCACCCGCCGCGCCCTGCTCACCGGTGCGGGCCTCACCGCCCTGGGCGCCACCCTGGCCGCCTGCGGCTCCAGGACCACCACCGGCTCCGAGGGCACCAATGCCGCCGCCTCCGACGCCGCCGCCACGGCTGCCGGGGACGCCGGGAAGAAGGTCACCGTCCTGACCCACGACTCCTTCAACGTCCCCGACGAGCTCAAGGAGGCCTTCGAGAAGGGCACCGGCTACACCCTGGAGATCATCCCCTCCGGCGACACCGGCGAGCTCACCAACAAGCTGGTGCTGACCAAGGACGCCCCCCTGGGCGACGCCGTCTTCGGCATCGACAACACCTTCGCCTCCCGGGCCCTGAGCGAGCAGGTCCTGGACACCACCACCTCCGTGACCCTTCCCGACGGCGCCGACCAGTACCTGGTGGACGGCAGCCAGGCCCTGGTGCCCATCGACTTCGGGGAGGTGTGCGTGAACATCGACACCAAGTGGTTCGCGGACAAGGGCCTGACCCCGCCCGCCACCTTCGAGGACCTCACCAGGCCCGAGTACAAGGACCTGTTCGTCGCCATCAACCCCTCCACCTCCTCCACCGGCCTGGCCTTCCTGGTGGCCACCGTGGGGCACTTCGGTGAGGACGGCTTCGCCCAGTACTGGAAGGACCTCAAGGCCAACGGCACCAAGATCGTGGAGGGCTGGACCGCCGCCTACGAGACCGACTTCTCCGCCGGTGAGGGCCAGGGCGCCTACCCCATCGTGGTCTCCTACGCCTCCTCCCCGGCCGCCACCGTCTCTGACGACGGCACCACCTCCTCCACGGCAGCCCTCCTGGCCACCTCCACCCGCCAGGTGGAGTACGCGGGCGTGCTTGCCGGGGCCGCCAACCCTGAGGGCGGCAAGGCCTTCATCGAGTGGATGCTCTCCAAGGACGTGCAGACCTCCATCCCGGACAACATGTACATGTACCCGGTCAACCCGGAGGCCACCCTGTCGGAGAAGATCACCAAGTTCGGAAAGACCAGCGACGCCCCCGTCGTCGTCTCCGCCGCGGACATCTCCGCCAAGCGTGAGAACTGGCTGGCCACCTGGACCGAGGCCGTAGGCGCGTGA
- a CDS encoding polymorphic toxin type 15 domain-containing protein — MTTPRPHQPPEQLTKQVLAELQAPHPTPGQPQAPGGLVASDMFTPGRVSSQDVLVWESTTAAAPSSLSWHSQKPVQVVFHTGSNKVLQAMGQEYTRQLDRQLQALSTLSAQRLLEGIEAYRTRGREPMSPAVVRDRKRFMVRVRKHLRKTHGFSKALAQATTEKIDRALAVLHESDQVIFGPSQPAAGADISLGASRVNSSIGSQNRSVSAVLEQAARAVPEEQRSQVRLNVRAVLTGSRTLAHRLRHGQVSLQARGEPERQATSPRAPSWTPAAMAQAIAAASRGTQTVPAPAPTPGPAPELKPVNMQRPASPASRTPVDAIRLPQEPARNPGNRPSPLTVQRPTAAQPPGAPQQVAPHVRAEVPASTPRTGSVQPPAAASARDQAPSTSKQVVQPGRSPAPRAQVLNAARARAAQILATQKAVSASPPRSLRTTRTTPKPLER, encoded by the coding sequence ATGACCACGCCCCGGCCCCACCAACCCCCAGAACAGCTCACCAAACAGGTGCTGGCGGAGCTGCAGGCCCCCCACCCAACCCCTGGCCAGCCGCAGGCTCCTGGAGGTCTGGTGGCCTCGGACATGTTCACCCCGGGCCGCGTGAGCAGTCAGGACGTGCTGGTCTGGGAAAGCACCACGGCAGCAGCCCCGAGCTCCTTGTCCTGGCACTCCCAGAAGCCGGTACAGGTGGTCTTCCACACCGGCAGCAACAAGGTCCTGCAGGCCATGGGACAGGAGTACACCCGCCAGCTCGACCGCCAGCTCCAGGCGCTGTCCACCTTGTCGGCGCAGCGCCTGCTGGAAGGCATCGAGGCCTACCGCACCCGTGGACGAGAGCCCATGTCCCCTGCGGTGGTCCGAGACCGCAAGCGGTTCATGGTCAGGGTACGCAAGCACCTCAGGAAGACGCACGGATTCTCAAAGGCACTGGCCCAGGCCACCACCGAGAAGATCGACCGGGCCCTGGCGGTGCTGCACGAGTCCGACCAGGTCATCTTCGGCCCGAGCCAGCCTGCTGCCGGGGCCGACATTTCCCTGGGGGCCAGCCGGGTGAACTCCTCCATCGGCTCACAGAACAGATCGGTGTCCGCGGTGCTTGAGCAGGCCGCCCGGGCGGTGCCGGAGGAGCAGCGCAGCCAGGTGCGGCTCAACGTCCGGGCGGTGCTGACCGGCTCCCGGACCCTGGCTCACCGCCTGCGCCACGGGCAGGTGAGCCTGCAGGCGCGCGGAGAGCCGGAGCGCCAGGCCACCAGCCCCCGGGCACCCTCCTGGACCCCCGCAGCGATGGCGCAGGCTATCGCCGCCGCCAGCCGAGGCACGCAGACGGTGCCAGCCCCCGCCCCGACACCTGGACCGGCCCCGGAGCTCAAACCGGTGAACATGCAGCGACCCGCCAGTCCAGCCTCTCGCACACCGGTTGACGCCATCCGCCTGCCCCAGGAACCCGCGCGCAACCCTGGAAACCGCCCATCCCCGCTAACTGTCCAGAGGCCTACGGCCGCCCAGCCTCCCGGTGCGCCGCAACAGGTGGCCCCTCACGTCAGGGCGGAGGTACCAGCGAGCACCCCGAGAACAGGCAGCGTCCAGCCTCCTGCCGCCGCCTCCGCACGAGACCAGGCTCCCAGCACGTCCAAACAAGTGGTTCAACCTGGTAGGTCCCCGGCGCCTCGAGCACAGGTACTTAACGCTGCTCGGGCCCGCGCGGCGCAGATCCTCGCCACCCAGAAGGCTGTTTCCGCCAGCCCGCCCCGGTCTCTACGCACTACCCGCACCACTCCCAAGCCCCTGGAGCGCTGA
- a CDS encoding (Fe-S)-binding protein, whose protein sequence is MTPLAVVQLVCALVTAALTVVGVGLFARAALTIANRVRVGRPVPRERLTPVGRRTWKTLTAVLSHQAFKGRPWVRAAHWLVMVSFPLLFLTLVTGYGQVLAGPHWHLPWLDRQPWWAWLVELLAWLSLAGIVGLAVLRTRLTRRGASAPPYAPDSDGGQRPRTSRFAGSTASQARFVEAVVGGVVACVLLLRMLEHANLTLTAPAGGAPSWLLHPLTAWAAPLLTPLGPEGLAIAITVTATVKIAISMVWMTVVGLQPSMGVAWHRFLALLTVYAGRNLAATKSLGPLEPILLPSGQPLTAETLDELDEALEAAEEGTGPEPRLGAGRIEDFTWKGLLDFSTCTECGRCQDLCPAWNTGKPLSPKLLTLALRDHHAAAAPYLRAAAALGGDVDSLTEEQLAAHRPSLLGRLTGTRDGLATRTDLGLAPGSAHTGDVLGALLEAKAAPGERGVATRPAELVGEVLTADVLWSCTTCGACVDQCPVDIEHIDRVVDVRRQQVLMASAFPKELGQMFRKLESKGNPWGLPARKRLEWAKGLDFAVPVVGQDLEDATGVDYLLWVGCAGAYEDRARKTTRALAELLHTAGVRFAVLGDGETCTGDPARRAGNEILFQTLAAQNVETLNEVEARRIVVSCAHCFNTIAREYPQVGGHYEVLHYTQLLNTLVREGRLRPVAPTAAPGTTVVSAPAGPEAAPAGPEAAPAGPAVTPTASTSTPPVASNSAAPAASSASTVPASSTSPEPTSAQASRSAGDRSREPYVPVSRSISPGLAEKAGRAAADGGMPLKVTYHDACYLGRHNQVYSPPRELLEATGAELAEMPRSRERGFCCGGGGARAFMEESIGTRIAVERSREAIGTGAQVVATACPFCTTMLSDGVASQGAQVRVTDVATLMLEAVKRGQA, encoded by the coding sequence ATGACTCCCCTCGCCGTCGTACAGCTGGTGTGCGCGCTGGTCACCGCCGCGCTCACCGTCGTCGGTGTCGGGCTCTTTGCCCGCGCGGCCCTGACCATCGCCAACCGTGTGCGGGTGGGACGTCCGGTTCCCCGCGAGCGCCTGACCCCGGTGGGACGCCGCACCTGGAAGACCCTCACCGCGGTCCTGTCCCATCAGGCCTTCAAGGGCCGCCCCTGGGTGCGCGCCGCCCACTGGCTGGTGATGGTGAGCTTCCCCCTGCTCTTCCTGACCCTGGTGACCGGCTACGGCCAGGTGCTGGCTGGCCCGCACTGGCACCTGCCCTGGCTGGACCGGCAGCCCTGGTGGGCCTGGCTGGTGGAGCTGCTCGCCTGGCTGTCCCTGGCGGGGATCGTGGGCCTGGCCGTGCTACGCACCCGCCTGACCCGCCGGGGGGCGTCCGCCCCTCCTTACGCACCAGACTCCGACGGCGGCCAGCGTCCCCGTACCTCCCGCTTTGCCGGGTCGACGGCGTCGCAGGCCCGCTTCGTAGAGGCCGTGGTGGGCGGCGTGGTGGCCTGCGTGCTGCTGCTGCGGATGCTGGAGCACGCCAACCTGACGCTCACCGCGCCCGCTGGCGGCGCACCCTCCTGGCTGCTGCACCCCCTGACCGCCTGGGCGGCGCCCCTGCTCACCCCCCTGGGGCCGGAGGGCCTGGCTATCGCGATCACCGTGACGGCCACCGTCAAGATCGCGATCTCCATGGTGTGGATGACGGTGGTGGGGCTGCAGCCCTCCATGGGGGTGGCCTGGCACCGCTTCCTGGCGCTGCTGACCGTCTACGCGGGCCGCAACCTGGCCGCCACAAAGTCCCTGGGTCCCCTGGAGCCGATCCTGCTGCCCTCCGGCCAGCCGCTGACCGCCGAGACCCTGGACGAGCTGGACGAGGCGCTGGAGGCGGCCGAGGAGGGCACGGGCCCGGAGCCGCGCCTGGGGGCGGGCCGGATCGAGGACTTCACCTGGAAGGGCCTGCTGGACTTCTCCACCTGCACCGAGTGCGGCCGCTGCCAGGACCTGTGCCCCGCCTGGAACACGGGCAAGCCCCTGTCCCCCAAGCTGCTCACCTTGGCGCTGCGGGACCACCACGCTGCCGCCGCCCCCTACCTGCGGGCCGCCGCGGCGCTGGGCGGCGACGTCGACTCCCTGACCGAGGAGCAGCTGGCCGCCCACCGCCCCAGCCTGCTGGGCCGCCTGACGGGCACGCGCGACGGCCTGGCCACCCGCACCGACCTGGGGCTGGCCCCTGGCAGCGCCCACACCGGTGACGTGCTGGGTGCCCTGCTGGAGGCCAAGGCCGCCCCTGGTGAGCGCGGTGTGGCCACCCGCCCGGCGGAGCTGGTCGGCGAGGTGCTTACTGCGGACGTCCTGTGGTCCTGCACCACCTGTGGGGCCTGCGTGGACCAGTGCCCGGTGGACATTGAGCACATTGACCGGGTGGTGGACGTGCGCCGTCAGCAGGTGCTTATGGCCTCGGCCTTCCCCAAGGAGCTGGGGCAGATGTTCCGCAAGCTGGAGTCCAAGGGCAACCCCTGGGGCCTGCCCGCCCGCAAGCGCCTGGAGTGGGCCAAGGGCCTGGACTTTGCGGTGCCGGTGGTCGGCCAGGACCTGGAGGACGCCACTGGCGTGGACTACCTGCTGTGGGTGGGCTGCGCGGGCGCCTACGAGGACCGTGCCAGGAAGACCACCCGGGCGCTGGCCGAGCTGCTGCACACCGCCGGGGTGCGCTTCGCGGTGCTGGGCGACGGCGAGACCTGCACCGGGGACCCGGCCCGCCGCGCGGGGAACGAGATCCTGTTCCAGACGCTGGCGGCCCAGAACGTGGAGACTCTCAACGAGGTCGAGGCCCGGCGGATCGTGGTGTCCTGCGCGCACTGCTTCAACACCATTGCCCGCGAGTACCCGCAGGTCGGGGGGCACTACGAGGTGCTGCACTACACCCAGCTGCTGAACACCCTGGTGCGGGAGGGGCGGCTGCGTCCCGTGGCCCCGACGGCGGCCCCCGGCACCACGGTGGTATCGGCCCCTGCCGGTCCGGAGGCAGCCCCAGCCGGTCCGGAGGCAGCCCCAGCCGGTCCAGCAGTGACCCCGACGGCCTCCACCAGCACGCCCCCCGTGGCGTCCAACAGCGCAGCCCCGGCAGCTTCCTCCGCCAGCACAGTCCCAGCGTCCTCCACCAGCCCGGAGCCCACCTCAGCCCAGGCCAGCCGCTCGGCAGGTGACCGGTCTCGTGAGCCATATGTCCCGGTCTCGCGGTCCATAAGTCCCGGTCTCGCGGAGAAGGCGGGGAGGGCGGCAGCGGACGGGGGGATGCCGCTCAAGGTCACCTACCACGACGCCTGCTACCTGGGGCGCCACAACCAGGTCTACTCCCCGCCGCGCGAGCTGCTGGAGGCCACCGGTGCGGAGCTGGCCGAGATGCCCCGCAGCCGTGAGCGCGGCTTCTGCTGCGGCGGCGGCGGGGCCCGGGCCTTCATGGAGGAGTCGATCGGCACGCGGATCGCGGTGGAGCGCTCACGGGAGGCCATCGGGACGGGCGCACAGGTGGTGGCCACCGCCTGCCCCTTCTGCACCACCATGCTTTCCGACGGCGTGGCCAGCCAGGGCGCACAGGTCCGCGTCACGGACGTGGCCACCCTCATGCTTGAGGCCGTCAAGCGCGGCCAGGCCTGA